In Humulus lupulus chromosome 7, drHumLupu1.1, whole genome shotgun sequence, the following are encoded in one genomic region:
- the LOC133792483 gene encoding uncharacterized protein LOC133792483, whose amino-acid sequence MAAKALQQYQQRLREERAKSVLAIKAVEEAKEDEELEAELEVGIESSSAHQDATNYVAFGMENLESTTPYTGSKSLGVGNETSRCIRNIPPAHYLMKVESYSLLSKSKGKYASSSFEAGGYKWRLSFYPNRFNTDNYISLYLTMCETNILPSGWEVNVNFTLFVYNHTHDNYLTIQGAYFDVAVRRFHEMKKEWGFEQLVSLETFKDVSNGYLLKDSCVFGAEVFVINHTLNSESLSLFRRERVSNPTFRWEIKKFSKMDKSYYFSEVFTSGRTNWYANIQKMLVLLSTFGSNSLFNFDCFLVVVGI is encoded by the exons ATGGCAGCCAAGGCACTCCAGCAATACCAGCAACGTCTTCGCGAGGAACGCGCAAAGAGTGTTCTTGCCATTAAAGCCGTAGAGGAGGCGAAAGAAGATGAGGAGCTTGAGGCGGAGCTAGAAGTGGGGATCGAATCATCCTCCGCACACCAAG ATGCTACAAACTATGTGGCTTTTGGCATGGAAAATTTGGAATCTACAACTCCTTATACTGGTTCTAAATCTCTTGGTGTAGGGAATG AAACTTCAAGATGTATAAGGAATATTCCACCAGCTCACTATTTGATGAAAGTTGAGTCGTATAGCTTGCTATCAAAGTCGAAGGGAAAATACGCTAGTTCTTCTTTTGAAGCTGGAGGCTACAAATG GAGATTGTCATTTTATCCAAATAGGTTCAATACTGACAACTACATATCTCTGTACTTGACAATGTGTGAGACGAATATTCTTCCTAGTGGTTGGGAAGTTAATGTTAACTTCACATTGTTTGTCTATAATCATACACACGACAATTACTTGACCATCCAAGGTGCGTAT TTTGATGTAGCTGTGAGGCGTTTTCATGAGATGAAAAAGGAATGGGGTTTTGAACAATTAGTGTCACTGGAAACTTTCAAAGATGTATCTAATGGATATCTGCTTAAAGACTCGTGCGTATTTGGGGCTGAAGTTTTTGTCATAAATCACACTCTCAACTCCGAATCTCTTTCTTTATTTAGACGTGAACGAGTAAGTAATCCTACTTTCCGTTGGGAGATAAAGAAGTTTTCTAAGATGGACAAATCTTATTACTTCTCTGAAGTGTTCACTTCTGGAAGAACAAATTGGTATGCCAATATTCAAAAGATGTTAGTTTTGCTTTCTACTTTTGGTTCAAATTCTCTTTTCAACTTTGATTGTTTTTTGGTTGTTGTAGGTATTTAA
- the LOC133792482 gene encoding uncharacterized protein LOC133792482 encodes MDSLRDMALRNLNTLQDRLQIKLLHLPPHHLCRAIKQPYRAFLLCSASSSNDLLSPIPIPPQQYLQFLETTQSKVIGTAKRSDHLFLLQQEKSHVPSCSFSSKDTCIDVHTWHKRLGYPSMKVTNSFYKILDFPISLSHTPCHICHLAKQKKLPFDSNNNMDPLAFDLIHMDIRGPYSIPTLEGYKYFVTIVDYHT; translated from the exons ATGGATTCCCTCCGAGATATGGCACTAAGAAACCTGAATACACTACAAGATCGGCTGCAAATCAAGCTGTTGCATCTTCCTCCACATCACCTATGTCGAGCAATCAAGCAACCATATAGAGCCTTCTTGCTCTGCTCAGCCAGCAGCTCCAATGACCTATTATCTCCAATACCGATCCCACCCCAGCAGTATCTTCAATTTCTG GAAACAACACAAAGCAAGGTGATTGGGACTGCTAAGAGATCCGACCACCTATTTCTTCTACAACAAGAGAAGTCACATGTAccttcttgttctttttcttcCAAAGATACTTGTATTGATGTTCATACTTGGCATAAACGCCTAGGATATCCTTCCATGAAAGTTACTAAttctttttataaaattttagattTTCCAATTTCTTTAAGTCATACGCCTTGTCATATATGCCATTTAGCAAAACAAAAGAAGTTGCCTTTTGattctaataataatatggaTCCTCTTGCTTTTGATCTAATACACATGGATATTCGGGGTCCTTACTCTATTCCAACTTTAGAAGGCTACAAATACTTTGTTACCATAGTTGATTATCACACTTGA
- the LOC133790058 gene encoding uncharacterized protein LOC133790058, giving the protein MDTHHKSGTGWVTETAKNTWEELRAYRDTQQTQATDTESSTPVSSAPEDEDISLVQNVFGKRRGHQKGYGRILNIRDRTPFDFRPSQTRDEELSEMRERLRQLEEHVRTHCITPGSQSAPPPPDDPDVGAPTQ; this is encoded by the exons atggatactcaccataaatcaggcacagggtgggtgacagagacagccaaaaatacttgg gaggaattgcgtgcataccgcgacacacagcagacacaggcaactgatactgagagttccacaccagtttcgagtgcgcctgaagatgaagacatatctttggtacaaaatgtcttcggaaaacgacggggccaccagaaaggatatggacgtatccttaacataagggaccgaactccatttgattttcgtccttcacaaactagagatgaagagttgtctgagatgagagagcgtcttcgacagttagaggagcatgtccggactcattgtatcaccccgggatctcaatctgccccaccaccacccgatgatcccgatgttggagcaccgactcagtag
- the LOC133788984 gene encoding uncharacterized protein LOC133788984 — protein sequence MLSLRPCKSQCQSTFPPTITPSSKLHQRLTQTTRTLDMRRKVIRCASTSHEGGGESKTQNRRTFLTIEEAGLVEISGLSPHERFLCRLTISSLNLLRVISEQEGCSIEELNAGKVCDWFVKDKLKREQNLDSAVLQWDDSDLQL from the exons atgttaTCACTAAGACCATGTAAGAGCCAATGTCAATCAACATTTCCCCCTACAATAACCCCATCATCCAAGCTTCATCAAAGACTAACCCAAACAACAAGAACACTTGACATGAGAAGAAAGGTCATTCGATGTGCTAGCACTAGTCACGAGGGAGGAGGAGAAAGCAAGACCCAAAACAGACGAACTTTCCTGACTATAGAAGAAGCTGGACTTGTCGAAATTTCTGGCCTTAGTCCTCATGAGCGCTTTCTTTGTCGTCTCACG aTATCGTCCTTAAACCTGCTAAGAGTGATATCAGAGCAAGAAGGATGTTCTATCGAAGAGCTTAATGCTGGCAAAGTATGCGACTGGTTTGTGAAAGACAAGCTCAAAAGAGAGCAGAACCTTGACTCTGCTGTCCTTCAATGGGACGATTCTGATCTTCAACTTtga
- the LOC133788983 gene encoding uncharacterized protein LOC133788983 — MARRSSGRSAPRPAARSAPVRNPPQTASRAPPPAPAQQGGGGSMLSGIGSTIAQGLAFGTGSAVAHRAVDAVMGPRTIQHETVASEAAPAPAHAANSMGGADACNIHSRAFQDCISSYGSDISKCQFYMDMLAECRKNSGGVLNA, encoded by the exons GAAGATCTGCCCCTCGTCCAGCTGCACGATCTGCACCTGTACGCAACCCTCCTCAGAcag CTAGCCGtgctcctcctccagctcctgcaCAACAAGGCGGCGGTGGTTCTATGCTATCGGGGATTGGATCAACCATAGCTCAGG GATTGGCCTTTGGCACAGGAAGTGCAGTGGCACACAGGGCTGTAGATGCTGTTATGGGTCCTAGAACCATCCAGCATGAAACTGTTGCATCTGAGGCTGCTCCTGCCCCAGCACATGCTGCAAACAGTATGGGTGGTGCAGATGCATGCAACATTCATTCCAGGGCCTTTCAAGAT TGTATCAGTAGCTACGGGAGTGACATTAGCAAGTGTCAGTTCTACATGGATATGCTGGCTGAATGTAGAAAGAATTCTGGTGGCGTGTTGAATGCTTAA